The following coding sequences lie in one Patescibacteria group bacterium genomic window:
- a CDS encoding sortase, with translation MTVSRNLKIIISLSIWIVAVVSVQRGLAWSAVKETKNRLNTVNKVIGQPVNNIIPEIADNYINDDDKDGLTNDLERVYGTDPKNPDTDSDGYPDGLEIKNHYNPLGPGRLATFKIAVQDEIKPVQQELASNMLFIPSLNIKVPINFPESANEKAYQQALLNGVALHPNTAKIGELGNPFIFGHSSDYSWSKGKYKTIFVKLSNIKDGTDIFASNSGGQVYNYRVVNQFIAESTDIHLLDQYGYSKKLLTLQTSYPVGTAKQRYIVIAEMVE, from the coding sequence ATGACAGTTTCTAGGAATTTAAAAATAATCATATCTTTAAGTATTTGGATTGTCGCTGTGGTGTCGGTACAGCGTGGTTTGGCTTGGTCAGCAGTTAAGGAAACTAAAAATAGATTAAATACAGTTAATAAAGTGATAGGGCAGCCTGTTAATAATATTATTCCAGAAATAGCAGACAATTATATTAATGATGATGATAAAGACGGTTTAACGAATGATTTGGAAAGAGTTTATGGTACCGACCCTAAAAATCCCGATACGGACAGCGATGGTTATCCCGACGGTTTAGAAATAAAAAATCATTATAATCCTTTGGGCCCCGGCCGGTTAGCTACTTTTAAAATAGCTGTTCAAGATGAAATTAAGCCAGTTCAACAGGAATTGGCGTCTAATATGTTATTTATACCTAGTTTAAATATTAAAGTACCAATAAATTTTCCTGAATCGGCTAATGAAAAAGCTTATCAGCAAGCCTTGTTAAATGGTGTGGCTTTACATCCTAATACAGCCAAGATAGGGGAATTAGGTAATCCGTTTATTTTTGGCCATTCATCGGACTATTCTTGGTCCAAAGGCAAATACAAAACTATTTTTGTTAAATTATCTAATATTAAAGATGGTACGGATATTTTTGCTAGCAATAGTGGTGGCCAGGTATATAATTATCGGGTGGTTAACCAATTTATAGCTGAGTCTACCGATATTCATTTATTGGATCAGTATGGTTATAGTAAAAAATTATTAACCTTACAAACCTCTTATCCAGTTGGCACAGCTAAACAGCGCTATATAGTAATAGCGGAAATGGTTGAGTAA
- a CDS encoding T9SS type A sorting domain-containing protein, whose product MKKLYSFFVVILVLTIPAAVYSQTIHSVTVSKDTVNMNEKLETNVIWSSTNSNPVITKVSYRDGKIDSVLTNPTAGTQYLSKFFHYYSTPGTFNILVNVGTTSTTKIVVVRGLPNQPPTASSVHIEGSVIVGQTLVGYYAYADGDGDLEGASIFKWYRNGMFVAGGSHYILQAADLGAMISYEVTPVAQTGALTGLPVQSSAVGPVLNPNLPPRFVLVEYKANARVGEDVGIKIKIVDPDDNIVNFDATYGDGTSYNADLSIYPNLEVGYNPSHVYSTKGVYTVNLKLYDYHNLPVNTNFTVTIEDNVTSIETSLPTEFQLYQNYPNPFNPTTNIQYSLPEPAEVSLIIYDMLGREVVTMVNEYKNAGVHNVKFDASSLSTGVYIYRIVAGKFVETKKMTLMK is encoded by the coding sequence ATGAAAAAGTTATACAGCTTTTTCGTAGTTATTTTGGTATTAACAATACCGGCGGCTGTATACAGCCAGACAATCCATTCTGTAACTGTGTCGAAAGATACCGTTAATATGAATGAGAAGCTAGAAACCAATGTAATTTGGAGTTCTACCAATTCAAATCCAGTTATCACAAAAGTTAGTTATCGTGATGGAAAAATTGATTCTGTCTTAACTAATCCAACAGCGGGTACGCAATATCTTTCCAAGTTTTTTCATTATTATAGTACCCCTGGCACCTTTAACATACTGGTAAATGTTGGAACGACTAGTACAACTAAAATTGTGGTAGTAAGGGGATTACCAAACCAACCACCAACAGCAAGTTCTGTACATATAGAGGGTTCGGTGATAGTAGGACAAACATTAGTCGGTTATTATGCGTATGCTGATGGGGATGGTGATTTGGAAGGCGCTAGTATATTTAAATGGTACCGTAATGGGATGTTTGTAGCAGGTGGTAGTCATTATATTTTACAAGCTGCTGATCTCGGTGCCATGATTAGTTATGAAGTCACACCAGTGGCTCAAACAGGCGCTTTAACGGGTTTACCAGTTCAATCATCAGCAGTCGGTCCAGTTCTTAATCCTAATTTACCACCGAGATTTGTGTTAGTTGAATATAAAGCTAATGCAAGAGTAGGTGAGGATGTTGGTATTAAAATTAAAATTGTTGATCCGGATGATAATATTGTTAATTTTGATGCGACTTATGGCGATGGTACGAGTTATAATGCTGATTTATCAATTTATCCTAATTTGGAAGTAGGATATAATCCGTCGCATGTATATTCAACAAAAGGTGTATATACTGTAAATTTGAAATTATATGATTATCATAATTTACCAGTTAATACCAATTTTACGGTTACAATAGAAGATAATGTTACGAGTATTGAAACATCTTTACCAACTGAATTTCAGCTATACCAAAATTATCCAAATCCGTTTAATCCAACAACGAATATTCAATATAGTTTACCTGAGCCAGCTGAAGTTAGCTTAATAATTTATGACATGCTTGGGCGAGAAGTAGTAACTATGGTAAATGAATACAAAAATGCCGGGGTTCACAATGTTAAATTTGACGCCAGCAGCTTATCTACCGGCGTTTATATATACAGAATTGTTGCCGGTAAATTTGTGGAAACAAAAAAAATGACACTTATGAAATAA
- the mnmA gene encoding tRNA 2-thiouridine(34) synthase MnmA, producing the protein MNKKIGQGKKVFVGLSGGVDSAVSAYLLLEQGYDVHGVFMKNWTGTTENLAGECNWTKERDDAKAVAKKLGIPFTIWDFERQYRQLVVDYFFKEYQRGRTPNPDIRCNQFVKIPLFLKQALKAGADYIATGHYARVGQQLTANGRLQYYLMNGVDKDKDQSYFLYTLNQQQLKHLLFPIGELSKKEVRLIAKKIGLSVASKPDSVGICFIGQVKIDEFLKTRLKEKSGLIMDVKGKILGQHIGLSFYTVGQRHGLGLSGGPWYVVGRRWLKNILIVGNLKEQKYLLADTCSLEQVKLASQFKVPATYWIRHRYRHPVVKANLFKSAGKFKIKFLKKQRAITPGQSAVFYTINRQGLRVVGGGVIKNVENRLLQW; encoded by the coding sequence ATGAATAAAAAAATCGGTCAAGGAAAAAAAGTTTTTGTTGGTTTGTCTGGTGGTGTAGATTCAGCTGTATCAGCTTATTTGTTGCTGGAACAAGGTTATGATGTGCACGGTGTGTTTATGAAGAATTGGACAGGGACGACGGAGAATTTAGCCGGGGAATGCAATTGGACTAAAGAGCGTGATGATGCCAAAGCTGTAGCTAAAAAATTAGGCATACCTTTTACCATTTGGGATTTTGAAAGGCAATATCGTCAATTAGTGGTAGATTATTTTTTTAAGGAGTACCAAAGAGGTCGAACACCCAACCCCGATATTAGGTGTAATCAATTTGTTAAAATACCTTTATTTTTAAAACAAGCTCTTAAAGCCGGCGCTGATTATATTGCCACAGGTCATTATGCTAGGGTTGGTCAGCAATTAACGGCTAATGGTCGGTTACAATATTATTTAATGAACGGAGTAGATAAAGATAAAGATCAATCTTATTTTTTGTATACCCTTAATCAACAACAATTAAAGCATTTGCTTTTTCCAATTGGGGAATTAAGTAAGAAAGAAGTTAGATTAATTGCTAAAAAAATTGGCTTGTCTGTAGCTAGTAAACCCGATAGTGTGGGTATCTGTTTTATTGGCCAGGTAAAAATAGATGAATTTTTAAAAACCAGATTGAAGGAGAAGTCGGGTTTAATTATGGATGTTAAGGGTAAAATTTTAGGGCAACATATAGGCTTGTCTTTTTATACGGTTGGTCAACGGCACGGGTTAGGCCTGTCGGGTGGGCCGTGGTACGTGGTTGGTCGCAGATGGTTAAAAAATATTTTGATAGTTGGTAACTTAAAGGAACAGAAATATTTATTGGCCGACACTTGTAGTTTGGAACAAGTTAAATTAGCCAGCCAGTTTAAAGTTCCGGCCACTTATTGGATTAGACATCGTTATAGGCACCCGGTAGTTAAGGCTAATCTTTTTAAAAGTGCTGGTAAATTTAAAATTAAATTTTTAAAAAAACAACGAGCTATTACTCCTGGTCAGTCAGCTGTTTTTTATACCATTAATCGGCAAGGTTTAAGGGTAGTTGGCGGTGGAGTTATAAAAAACGTTGAAAATCGCTTGTTGCAATGGTAA
- the infA gene encoding translation initiation factor IF-1: MDSTAGSANVGANAKGFLEVEGEVEELLPAATFKVRLDNGHEILAHLSGKMRMFKIRLLPGDKVKVEMTPYDLTKGRIVYRY, translated from the coding sequence ATGGATTCTACAGCCGGTTCCGCTAATGTTGGCGCTAATGCAAAAGGTTTTTTAGAAGTTGAAGGAGAGGTAGAAGAACTTTTACCAGCCGCGACTTTTAAAGTAAGGCTTGATAATGGACATGAGATTTTAGCCCATTTATCAGGTAAGATGCGCATGTTTAAGATAAGATTATTACCCGGCGATAAGGTTAAGGTCGAAATGACTCCTTATGATTTAACCAAGGGTCGGATTGTTTATCGATATTAA
- the rpmJ gene encoding 50S ribosomal protein L36, giving the protein MKVRASVKPICKKCQVIRRHKRLVCICDNPKHKQRQG; this is encoded by the coding sequence ATGAAGGTTAGAGCATCAGTTAAACCAATTTGTAAAAAATGTCAGGTAATCCGCCGTCATAAAAGATTGGTGTGTATTTGTGACAACCCTAAGCATAAACAGCGTCAAGGTTAA
- the rpsM gene encoding 30S ribosomal protein S13 — MARIAGINLPNNKRIEIALTYVFGIGLPLAQKILSLTQVDSNTRTKDLTEEQGARLREVIEKTYRVEGDLRRVTMMNIKRLKEIGAYRGTRHSRHLPVRGQRSKTNSRTVRGNVRRTMGSGRKPTAQKT; from the coding sequence ATGGCTCGTATTGCAGGTATAAATTTACCCAATAACAAAAGAATAGAAATAGCTTTAACTTATGTTTTTGGTATCGGTTTGCCACTAGCTCAAAAGATACTGTCTTTAACTCAAGTGGATTCTAATACCAGAACTAAGGATTTAACAGAAGAACAAGGGGCTCGTTTGAGAGAGGTTATCGAAAAGACTTATCGAGTGGAGGGTGATTTAAGGCGGGTAACCATGATGAATATTAAAAGACTTAAAGAAATTGGTGCTTACCGAGGTACTAGGCATAGTCGTCATTTACCGGTTCGCGGACAAAGATCTAAAACAAATTCACGCACCGTACGGGGTAATGTTCGTAGGACTATGGGTAGTGGCCGAAAACCAACAGCTCAGAAGACTTAA
- the rpsK gene encoding 30S ribosomal protein S11 has protein sequence MTEEIKKNISENKETATGDVTVAKEVVVKKRRSKKKRLVSRGQAHILATYNNTIVTLTDPTGGVLVICSAGQVGFKGAKKATPYAAGIIVKTAVEKVKDYGLKDVDVFVKGVGMGRDSSIRALYANGLNVSSIKDVTPVPHNGCRPRRPRRV, from the coding sequence ATGACTGAAGAAATTAAAAAAAATATTTCCGAAAATAAAGAAACTGCTACTGGAGACGTTACAGTTGCTAAAGAAGTTGTTGTAAAAAAGCGTCGTTCCAAAAAGAAGCGCTTGGTATCTCGTGGCCAGGCGCATATTTTGGCTACTTATAATAATACGATTGTCACTTTAACCGATCCAACTGGTGGCGTTTTGGTTATTTGTTCAGCTGGTCAGGTAGGTTTTAAGGGTGCTAAAAAAGCTACCCCTTATGCCGCTGGTATTATAGTTAAAACCGCTGTGGAAAAAGTTAAGGATTATGGCCTTAAAGATGTGGATGTTTTTGTAAAAGGTGTTGGTATGGGCCGAGATTCTTCCATTAGGGCTTTATATGCTAATGGTTTAAATGTTTCTTCAATTAAAGATGTTACGCCGGTGCCGCATAACGGTTGTCGCCCGCGTCGCCCGCGTCGGGTGTAA
- the rpsD gene encoding 30S ribosomal protein S4: MARYLGPKHHMCRRVGERLCTSDKCPITKRNYPPGVHGVKGRSKLTGYGLQLREKQKARWIYGILERQFSRYYREAIRQKGATDLVLLQLLEGRLDNIVYRMGLSKTRQGARQLINHGHIEVNAKKVDIASYNLKPNDVITVKKISLDKLYFKNLQKSWGQNPIAHEWLVVDDKEFTAKLLALPMPEQAAQPFDIKLIVEYYSR; the protein is encoded by the coding sequence ATGGCAAGATATTTAGGACCAAAACATCATATGTGTCGCCGAGTCGGCGAACGATTGTGTACTTCAGATAAGTGCCCAATAACCAAAAGGAATTATCCGCCGGGAGTTCATGGCGTGAAGGGTCGTTCCAAATTGACTGGTTATGGTTTGCAATTAAGAGAAAAACAAAAAGCCAGATGGATTTATGGTATTTTGGAAAGGCAGTTTAGCCGTTATTATCGAGAAGCTATTAGACAAAAGGGTGCTACGGACTTGGTTTTATTGCAGTTGTTGGAAGGCCGGTTAGATAATATAGTTTATCGCATGGGTTTATCTAAAACTAGACAAGGGGCTCGGCAGTTGATAAACCATGGCCATATTGAAGTTAATGCCAAAAAAGTTGATATCGCTTCTTACAATCTTAAACCTAATGATGTTATTACGGTCAAAAAAATCAGCTTAGATAAACTTTATTTTAAAAATTTGCAAAAAAGTTGGGGACAAAATCCCATAGCCCATGAATGGTTGGTGGTGGATGATAAAGAATTTACGGCTAAGCTTTTGGCTTTGCCAATGCCCGAACAAGCTGCTCAACCTTTTGATATTAAATTAATTGTCGAATACTATTCACGTTAA
- the rpoA gene encoding DNA-directed RNA polymerase subunit alpha, whose translation MEPLLLPQSITSQVISTNRANVIIEPCYPGYGTTLGNALRRVLLSSLPGAAVVAVKITGVDHEFSTLAGVKEDVVDILLNIKQLRLKLHGNAEVTFKLNVTGEKIVTAADIEENSDVEVLNKDLVIASLTDKKANLEIEFIAKQGRGYDPVENRDGEKYDIGVIAIDANYTSVQRVGYTVENVRVGQMTNFDKLTLDIQTDGGLLPEQAVQEASKILINHFEVIAGNKPTEVETEEEVAVNKVEEEVVAEVEKTTKKRGRPKKEA comes from the coding sequence ATGGAGCCTCTTTTATTACCACAATCAATTACCAGCCAGGTTATTTCCACTAATCGAGCCAATGTAATTATTGAGCCTTGTTACCCTGGTTATGGTACCACCTTAGGTAACGCCTTGAGGCGAGTTTTATTGTCTTCTTTGCCCGGCGCGGCTGTGGTAGCTGTAAAAATAACCGGAGTGGATCATGAATTTTCCACTTTAGCCGGAGTAAAAGAAGATGTGGTGGATATATTATTAAATATTAAACAACTTAGATTAAAACTTCATGGCAATGCCGAAGTTACTTTTAAGTTGAATGTTACTGGGGAAAAAATCGTTACGGCTGCTGATATAGAAGAAAATAGTGATGTGGAGGTTTTAAATAAGGATTTAGTAATAGCTAGTTTAACTGACAAAAAGGCTAATTTGGAAATTGAATTTATTGCTAAACAAGGCCGAGGTTATGATCCAGTTGAAAATCGAGACGGAGAAAAGTATGATATTGGGGTAATTGCTATTGATGCCAATTACACCTCAGTTCAACGAGTGGGTTATACTGTGGAAAATGTTCGTGTTGGCCAAATGACTAACTTTGATAAATTAACTTTAGATATTCAAACAGATGGTGGCCTGTTACCCGAGCAGGCTGTTCAGGAAGCTAGCAAGATTTTAATTAATCATTTTGAAGTAATTGCTGGCAATAAACCTACGGAAGTTGAAACAGAAGAAGAGGTAGCAGTTAATAAGGTGGAAGAAGAAGTTGTAGCTGAGGTAGAAAAAACCACTAAAAAAAGAGGGCGACCTAAGAAAGAGGCATAG
- the rplQ gene encoding 50S ribosomal protein L17: protein MRHRKNKKILDRKPDARKALIKNLAASLILYEKIKTTDAKAKVVRSYVERLVTLAKVASLANRRLLLRRLPTEGSVKKLLEVLGPRYQTRPGGYLRITKLGKRQGDAAAIVQIEFVN, encoded by the coding sequence ATGAGACATCGAAAAAATAAGAAAATATTAGATCGTAAACCAGACGCTCGAAAGGCTTTAATTAAAAATTTAGCCGCCAGTTTGATTCTTTACGAAAAAATTAAGACAACCGACGCTAAGGCTAAAGTAGTCCGTTCTTATGTGGAACGTTTAGTTACCTTGGCTAAAGTAGCTTCTTTGGCTAATCGTCGTTTATTATTACGTCGTTTACCGACCGAGGGCAGTGTTAAAAAATTATTAGAAGTTTTAGGACCGCGTTATCAAACCCGGCCGGGTGGTTATTTGCGAATAACGAAATTGGGTAAAAGGCAGGGGGACGCTGCGGCGATTGTTCAAATTGAGTTTGTAAATTAA
- the rplM gene encoding 50S ribosomal protein L13, with amino-acid sequence MAKIKLTDKSIVMDATNMTLGRLCSQVASKLRGKHLVDWQPNKLPNVQVAIINIDKLRFTGRKLTGKLYHKFSGYPGGLKTTTLEQELKKDSVRVVRQAVAHMLPKNRLNSRFLKNLKIYKQDITK; translated from the coding sequence ATGGCCAAGATTAAATTAACTGATAAATCAATAGTGATGGATGCTACTAATATGACTTTAGGTAGGCTATGCAGCCAAGTAGCCTCCAAGTTAAGAGGTAAGCATTTGGTTGATTGGCAACCTAATAAATTACCTAATGTTCAGGTAGCTATTATCAATATAGATAAATTGCGTTTTACTGGGCGTAAATTGACTGGTAAATTGTATCATAAATTTAGTGGTTATCCAGGCGGTTTAAAAACTACTACTTTAGAGCAGGAATTAAAAAAAGATTCGGTTCGTGTAGTCAGGCAGGCGGTGGCTCATATGTTGCCTAAAAATAGATTAAATAGTCGTTTTTTGAAAAATCTTAAAATTTATAAACAAGATATAACTAAGTAA
- the rpsI gene encoding 30S ribosomal protein S9 has product MTTDSKVKKTIKKTTAKTLVKKTVVKDKVKKVSVTSAKPVVKVVAKKTKQTSAYLSSVGRRKAAIARVRLYRQGTGQITINGLSLAKYFPAVYEQEYVLSPLVLVGLADKVDITVKVVGGGKKGQREAVRHGVARSLIILSDEDYRKPLRTAGFLTRDSRVKERKKYGLKKARRAPQWQKR; this is encoded by the coding sequence ATGACGACAGATAGTAAAGTTAAAAAAACCATTAAAAAAACTACCGCTAAAACATTAGTTAAAAAAACGGTTGTTAAAGATAAGGTGAAAAAAGTTTCAGTTACCTCGGCCAAGCCGGTTGTTAAAGTAGTGGCCAAAAAGACTAAACAAACTAGTGCTTATTTAAGTTCAGTTGGCCGTCGAAAAGCGGCTATTGCTCGAGTTAGATTGTATCGCCAGGGTACTGGGCAGATAACTATTAACGGCCTGTCTTTGGCTAAATATTTTCCAGCTGTTTATGAGCAGGAATATGTTTTAAGCCCGTTAGTTTTAGTTGGTTTAGCGGATAAGGTAGATATAACTGTTAAAGTTGTAGGTGGTGGAAAAAAAGGTCAAAGAGAAGCTGTTCGGCACGGTGTAGCTCGGTCTTTGATTATTTTAAGTGATGAAGACTATCGTAAGCCTTTACGGACGGCTGGTTTTTTGACTCGTGATTCCAGGGTTAAAGAAAGAAAAAAATACGGTTTAAAGAAAGCTCGTCGAGCGCCCCAGTGGCAAAAACGCTAA
- a CDS encoding oligosaccharide flippase family protein has protein sequence MIEKGHSGALARNTSIFITALVGQKIVSFLYFTFLARLLGPSDIGKYVLALSLTTIFSVLLDLGLAQLLTRQVARDQACAGDYLKSIIGFKLSISLVVIALVVGTAHLLGYPVVTLQLVYLASLLMVLDSFTLTAYSLLRGLHVLTWESIGTVAMQLLVAILGLAVSLVSQDLRLFMVALLAASLFNMVFALYQIRKRFNLSLKPNFAKKDWWQLANLVWPFTLAAVLTRLYGSIDTVLLSVLSDDRAVGLYSVPYKVTYAFQFIPSAFAATLFPGFSTFFKTAKDKLGDIFVRGVVYLTALGWPISLGIAVLAPKIIDSLYPDYHESILPLQILIMSLAFLFVTFPVGSLLPACDRQKRHTFNIALATVFNIILNLFLIPLYGAVGAAVAAWLSTLLLLVAGWLVVGQVIDYDKKFLYSRLIKIGLAGLLMAAVVLLLINSFNFVVVILIGAICYGILLVLWGGITLAEIRQLWSLIKRKAV, from the coding sequence ATGATAGAAAAGGGCCATTCTGGAGCATTAGCCAGAAATACCAGTATTTTTATAACAGCTTTAGTGGGACAAAAGATAGTCTCTTTTTTATATTTTACTTTTTTAGCTCGTTTATTAGGACCGTCGGATATAGGTAAATATGTTTTAGCCTTGTCTTTGACTACTATTTTTTCTGTTTTATTGGATTTAGGTTTAGCTCAATTATTGACTCGCCAAGTGGCTCGTGATCAGGCCTGCGCTGGCGATTATTTAAAATCAATTATTGGTTTTAAATTAAGTATCAGTTTGGTGGTTATTGCTTTAGTCGTGGGTACAGCTCATTTACTTGGTTATCCGGTAGTTACTTTGCAACTGGTTTATTTAGCCAGTTTATTGATGGTTTTAGATTCTTTTACCTTAACGGCTTATTCTTTATTAAGAGGGCTTCATGTTTTAACCTGGGAAAGTATAGGTACCGTGGCTATGCAGTTACTGGTGGCTATTTTAGGTTTGGCCGTATCTTTGGTTAGTCAGGATTTAAGGTTGTTTATGGTCGCTTTATTAGCGGCTTCGTTGTTTAATATGGTTTTTGCCTTATATCAAATTAGAAAGCGATTTAATTTAAGTCTTAAGCCTAACTTTGCCAAAAAAGATTGGTGGCAGTTGGCCAATTTGGTTTGGCCTTTTACCTTAGCCGCCGTTTTAACTAGATTGTATGGTTCAATTGACACTGTTTTATTGTCGGTGTTGTCAGATGATCGGGCTGTTGGGCTTTACAGCGTACCTTATAAAGTAACTTATGCCTTTCAATTTATACCCAGTGCTTTTGCGGCCACTCTTTTTCCAGGCTTTAGTACTTTTTTTAAAACAGCTAAGGATAAATTAGGCGATATATTCGTTCGAGGAGTGGTTTATTTAACAGCCTTGGGTTGGCCTATTTCTTTAGGCATTGCCGTTTTGGCACCTAAAATAATTGACAGTCTTTATCCTGATTATCATGAGTCAATTTTACCTTTACAGATTTTAATAATGAGTTTAGCTTTTTTGTTTGTGACTTTTCCGGTTGGTTCGCTTTTACCGGCTTGTGACCGGCAGAAAAGACATACTTTTAATATTGCTTTAGCTACCGTTTTTAATATTATTTTGAATTTATTTTTAATACCTCTTTATGGAGCGGTCGGAGCCGCTGTAGCCGCTTGGTTATCTACTTTGTTGTTATTAGTGGCTGGCTGGTTAGTAGTTGGGCAAGTGATAGATTATGATAAGAAATTTTTATATAGTCGATTAATTAAAATAGGCCTGGCTGGTTTATTAATGGCTGCTGTAGTTTTATTATTAATAAACAGTTTTAATTTTGTAGTGGTTATTTTAATTGGGGCTATTTGTTATGGTATATTACTTGTGCTTTGGGGTGGTATAACTTTAGCGGAAATTCGGCAGCTCTGGTCTCTTATTAAGCGTAAAGCGGTTTAA
- a CDS encoding glycosyltransferase family 4 protein: MADIILFTTDFYPNLGGVARYYEGLRKYCDNFQVVSHLVGAEKINKVRRLKFFWPWWPHWLPLVWQIFKVGRQNPLAILAAGQILPVGTALWLWHFFTRRRYFVFLHGLDVNLLLVNPYKKWLGRKILKAASFAVVNSQYTSSLLKNLISDQSKILIIYPCPDLPLDVPSGAAAQRLVKYNLTDKKVILTVGRLVKRKGIAETLDSLAPWLKSDESLVYVIVGDGPEKSSLLKRIAVDNLPVILTGAVDSLTKIAWYNRADIFVMLPLADSLDVEGFGIVYLEAQAAGCLVIGNKQGGVPEAVGQAGLILDKQTELVGLCQRLLADEFLAEKLRQAGRQRLVQCFNWPEQVSKLKIFLKNNL, translated from the coding sequence ATGGCGGATATTATTTTATTTACTACAGACTTTTATCCTAATTTAGGTGGGGTAGCTCGTTATTATGAGGGATTACGGAAATATTGTGATAATTTTCAGGTAGTCAGTCATTTAGTGGGCGCGGAAAAAATAAATAAAGTTAGGCGGTTAAAGTTTTTTTGGCCGTGGTGGCCGCATTGGTTGCCTTTGGTTTGGCAAATTTTTAAAGTCGGTCGTCAGAATCCGTTAGCGATTTTAGCGGCTGGTCAGATTTTACCCGTGGGCACAGCTTTATGGTTATGGCATTTTTTTACTAGGCGCCGTTATTTTGTTTTTCTGCATGGCTTAGATGTTAATTTACTTTTAGTTAATCCCTATAAAAAATGGTTGGGTAGGAAAATTTTAAAAGCAGCTTCTTTTGCGGTAGTTAATAGCCAGTATACCTCTAGTTTGCTTAAAAATTTAATCAGTGATCAATCGAAAATTTTAATTATTTATCCTTGTCCGGATTTGCCATTAGATGTTCCTTCTGGGGCGGCTGCGCAAAGATTGGTTAAATATAATTTAACAGACAAAAAAGTTATTTTAACTGTTGGGCGCTTGGTTAAACGTAAAGGTATTGCCGAGACTTTGGATAGTTTAGCTCCTTGGCTTAAGTCAGATGAAAGTTTGGTTTATGTAATTGTGGGCGATGGACCAGAAAAATCATCTTTGCTTAAAAGGATTGCTGTTGACAATTTGCCGGTTATTTTAACAGGCGCGGTTGATTCTTTGACTAAAATTGCTTGGTATAACCGGGCGGATATTTTTGTTATGCTACCTTTGGCTGATAGTTTAGATGTGGAGGGGTTTGGTATTGTTTATTTGGAAGCTCAGGCGGCTGGTTGTTTAGTTATTGGTAATAAACAAGGTGGTGTACCCGAAGCTGTTGGTCAAGCTGGTTTAATCTTAGATAAGCAGACTGAATTAGTGGGGCTATGCCAAAGGTTATTAGCCGATGAATTTTTGGCTGAAAAATTAAGACAGGCTGGCCGGCAAAGATTAGTCCAGTGTTTTAATTGGCCTGAGCAAGTTTCTAAGTTAAAAATTTTTTTGAAAAATAATTTATGA